One region of Oryza glaberrima chromosome 7, OglaRS2, whole genome shotgun sequence genomic DNA includes:
- the LOC127780627 gene encoding uncharacterized protein LOC127780627, giving the protein MDERPALPPPQSPPFSAPASPYSALHPLLLPSPNPHLLLKPKTLTLSLSSSSLGSMPSSSPPGPAVPDAWELVTPTATVVAVGAAAVDDGGLDDCDVFPPRLHEGLGVEGEAEEAAAKEGEEDDGEEDDDDDEFGDGEWLWGWGRCRAAARRAWAAGVGAVREGLMVPGTCGCPAVRPAVWSAAGAAVVVGALLYARRRDRRERDLLVLLSQEKDKRIAQLLHQIALMSDMRSRGEAIKIIRTP; this is encoded by the exons ATGGACGAGAGGccagcgctgccgccgccgcagtcccCGCCGTTCTCCGCGCCGGCATCGCCGTACTCGGCGCTCCACCCgctgctcctcccctcccctaacCCGCACCTCCTCCTCAAGCCCAAGACGCTGACCCTCTCGCTCTCCTCGTCATCCCTCGGCTCGATGCCGTCTTCCTCCCCGCCTGGCCCCGCCGTCCCCGACGCCTGGGAGCTCGTGAcgcccaccgccaccgtcgtcgccgtgggcgctgccgccgtggacgacggcggcctcgacgACTGCGACGTCTTCCCCCCGCGCCTCCACGAGGGGCTCGGCGtcgagggggaggcggaggaggctgcggcgaaggaaggagaggaagacgacggcgaggaggatgacgatgatgatgaattTGGTGATGGGGAGTGGctgtgggggtgggggaggtgccgcgcggcggcgaggcgagcgtgGGCGGCCGGTGTCGGGGCCGTGCGGGAGGGGCTGATGGTGCCCGGGACGTGCGGGTGCCCCGCGGTGAGGCCCGCCGtgtggtcggcggcgggcgcggccgtTGTGGTGGGAGCGCTGCTCTACGCGCGCCGGCGGGACAGGAGGGAGAGGGACCTGCTCGTGCTGCTCTCGCAGGAGAAGGATAAG AGGATTGCCCAACTTCTGCATCAAATTGCTTTAATGAGTGACATGAGAAGTAGAGGGGAAGCAATTAAAATTATCAGGACCCCGTGA
- the LOC127778652 gene encoding uncharacterized protein LOC127778652: MAMAAAEARVRQEKVKKFEDFVDRRLKPDLVNTIAQRDKVFQQQKTFLDLKRNIENLEKNGVTSMRSMVNLGSEVYAQAEVPDTRHIFVDIGLGFHVEFTWQEALQFISVRESRLARQIDEYTHLIASIKAQIKLVCEGIRELLELPAE; encoded by the exons ATGGCcatggccgcggcggaggcgcgggtgcGGCAGGAGAAGGTGAAGAAGTTCGAGGACTTCGTCGACCGGAGACTGAAGCCGGACCTTGTGAACACCATCGCGCAGCGGGACAAGGTGTTCCAGCAGCAGAAGACCTT CTTGGACTTGAAAAGGAACATCGAAAATTTGGAGAAGAATGGAGTCACCAGTATGCGATCCATGGTCAATCTTGGCTCTGAGGTGTACGCCCAGGCAGaagt GCCAGATACAAGACACATTTTTGTGGATATTGGTCTAGGTTTCCATGTGGAATTTACTTGGCAGGAAGCTTTGCAGTTTATATCTGTAAGAGAATCAAGGTTGGCAAG ACAGATAGATGAGTACACTCATCTCATCGCAAGCATAAAAGCGCAGATCAAGTTG GTATGTGAAGGTATCCGCGAACTACTCGAGCTACCAGCAGAGTAA
- the LOC127778906 gene encoding uncharacterized protein LOC127778906, with protein sequence MARGGGGGGAVVRLPPMNALEILRETVRVLRADPHAFTSVLFFLLCPASGCLLLSAAALEGAAVLPLARRLLAAAAASGLPLTHFVRQLAHHLAATLVASVVSFPATFTLLLAARAAAAYAVAAVYAGKPLLAGAELSLLARRAWPRLAATYALACAAVIACLSSFLALLVTACSTLKFMLYPPDIVVCAGLLTVLAFSVAYAHTIIVCNLGGVIAVLEDIAGVSALRRSVQLMRGQTHVGLLIFLGSTIGLAFVEGLFEHRVKTLSYGDGSSRLWEGPLLVLMYSFVMLIDSMMSVVFYFTCRSSSMEILDDEGGKIEELEMMVGSNSVIR encoded by the coding sequence atggcgcgggggggaggagggggaggagcggTGGTGCGGTTGCCGCCGATGAACGCGCTGGAGATCCTGCGGGAGACGGTGCGGGTGCTGCGGGCGGACCCGCACGCGTTCACGTCGGTGCTCTTCTTCCTGCTCTGCCCGGCGTCGGGGTGCCTCCTgctgtccgccgccgcgctggagggcgccgccgtgctcccgctCGCGCGGAGGCTGctcgccgctgcggcggcgtcggggctcCCGCTCACGCATTTCGTCAGGCAGCTGgcgcaccacctcgccgccaccctcgtCGCGTCCGTCGTGTCGTTCCCGGCGACGTTcacgctcctcctcgccgcccgcgccgccgccgcgtacgcGGTCGCGGCCGTCTACGCGGGCAagccgctcctcgccggcgcggagctctccctcctcgcgcgccgcgcgtggccgcgcctcgccgccacgtACGCGctcgcgtgcgccgccgtcatcgcctgcctctcctccttcctcgctCTCCTCGTCACCGCGTGTTCCACGCTCAAGTTCATGCTCTACCCGCCCGACATCGTCGTCTGCGCCGGCCTCCTCACCGTTCTTGCCTTCTCCGTGGCGTACGCGCACACCATCATAGTGTGCAACCTCGGCGGTGTCATCGCCGTTCTTGAGGACATCGCCGGAGTCAGCGCGCTGCGCCGGTCAGTGCAGCTGATGCGCGGGCAGACGCATGTCGGCTTGCTCATCTTTCTTGGATCCACCATTGGCCTCGCCTTCGTGGAGGGGCTGTTTGAGCACAGGGTGAAGACACTGAGCTATGGTGATGGCTCATCAAGGCTCTGGGAGGGGCCATTGCTTGTCCTCATGTACTCCTTCGTGATGCTCATCGACTCGATGATGAGTGTCGTGTTCTACTTCACTTGCCGATCATCGAGCATGGAGATCTTGGATGATGAGGGCGGCAAGATTGAGGAGCTTGAGATGATGGTGGGTAGCAATTCAGTCATCAGGTGA
- the LOC127780140 gene encoding probable protein S-acyltransferase 22, with protein MRRHGWQLPYHPLQVVAVSVFLALAFAFYVFFAPFVGKKVFQDVAVGLYTPLVSFVFFMYIWCAATDPADPGVLKSKKYLRLYGSGKHKHPKEFRHGISDSGLQVEGTGEKQEHEFAAASEKSTTRYKDNNPSCCSSTSSVFLIIFYPLYLVFSCCQPREWSEQQASEEGMFFCSLCEVEVLKYSKHCRVCDKCVDGFDHHCRWLNNCIGKRNYMRFFILMTSSLFLLILQSAVGVLVLVFCFVERKEFSIQIVSKLGSSFSVVPYVIVVASCTILAIVALLPIAQLLFFHILLIKKGISTYDYIIAIREQEQEEVGGQQSPQMSRVSSYTGLSSTSSFGGRRRGSWCTPPRLFLEDQFDVIPSEAGSSHNSTSKRKEDEVRRKKGSGGIKISPWALARLNAEEVSRVAAEARKKSKVLLPIRKDEYALGHETDSSYGGTSSSRIDLGPDNKRRTSRRARPHNDFSLKPVAKISADALDSHGSELVPETLSSLAPLQLEARSAFHPSRAASSANGGGSSPDSSLDSPDLHLYRVSAVSSSAAEDLQLTTLTAPGSTPQQGIELSRSTSDGYEASGGEDSDRIPSRIVHRSSNWASIILSSDQSVASSGILVPKNRLS; from the exons GTTTCATTTGTCTTCTTCATGTACATCTGGTGTGCTGCAACAGACCCAGCTGACCCAGGTGTCTTGAAATCAAAGAAGTACCTAAGATTGTATGGAAGCGGCAAACACAAGCATCCGAAGGAATTCAGACATGGCATTTCAGATTCAGGGTTGCAAGTAGAGGGAACTGGAGAAAAGCAAGAACATGAGTTTGCAGCTGCTAGTGAAAAGTCAACAACTCGCTACAAAGACAATAACCCATCTTGCTGCAGTTCAACTTCCTCTGTTTTTCTCATTATTTTCTACCCTCTCTATCTTGTTTTTTCCTGCTGCCAACCACGGGAATGGTCTGAGCAGCAAGCCAGTGAGGAAGGAATGTTTTTCTGCAGCCTCTGTGAAGTTGAG GTATTGAAGTACAGTAAGCACTGCAGAGTTTGTGACAAATGTGTTGATGGTTTTGATCATCACTGCAGG TGGCTCAACAATTGCATTGGAAAAAGAAACTATATGAGGTTTTTTATTCTGATGACTTCTTCCCTATTCTTG CTTATCCTACAATCAGCAGTTGGAGTATTGGTGCTAGTGTTCTGCTTTGTTGAGCGAAAGGAATTCTCCATTCAAATTGTGTCAAAGCTTGGAAGCAGCTTCTCTGTGGTGCCTTATGTTATTGTGGTG GCATCTTGTACCATTCTAGCCATAGTTGCTTTGCTGCCAATTGCGCAACTTCTCTTTTTTCACATTCTTCTAATCAAGAAG GGAATTAGTACATATGACTACATCATCGCCATAAGAGAGCAAGAACAAGAAGAGGTTGGTGGGCAGCAGAGTCCACAGATGTCTCGTGTAAGCTCCTACACTGGACTTAGCAGTACAAGTTCCTTTGGTGGACGACGTCGTGGTTCATGGTGTACTCCTCCAAGATTATTTCTTGAAGATCAG TTCGATGTTATTCCATCAGAGGCTGGTTCATCGCATAATTCTACTTCCAAGAGGAAAGAAGATGAAgtaaggaggaagaagggttcAGGTGGTATAAAAATTAGCCCATGGGCACTCGCTCGTCTTAACGCGGAGGAAGTTTCAAGAGTTGCTGCAGAGGCACGAAAGAAGTCCAAAGTTCTACTGCCCATCAGAAAAGATGAGTATGCACTTGGCCATGAAACGGACAGTAGCTATGGAGGCACAAGCAGCAGTAGGATTGATCTAGGCCCTGATAACAAGAGGAGAACAAGCAGAAGAGCAAGACCTCACAATGATTTCTCTCTTAAACCTGTCGCCAAGATTTCCGCAGATGCTCTTGATAGTCATGGCAGTGAGTTGGTTCCTGAAACATTATCCAGTTTAGCACCATTGCAGCTTGAGGCACGAAGCGCTTTTCATCCAAGTAGAGCTGCATCCTCTGCTAATGGTGGTGGTTCATCACCAGACAGCAGCTTGGACTCCCCTGATCTTCATCTGTACCGAGTCTCAGCTGTCTCCTCATCTGCAGCTGAAGACCTGCAGCTGACAACTCTTACAGCCCCAGGAAGCACTCCACAGCAAGGGATTGAGCTGTCAAGATCCACCAGCGACGGGTATGAAGCATCAGGAGGCGAAGACAGTGATCGCATCCCATCGCGGATAGTTCATCGATCTTCGAACTGGGCAAGCATCATCCTCAGTTCTGATCAAAGTGTGGCTTCATCTGGCATCCTCGTGCCGAAGAACAGGTTGTCTTGA